The Cellulomonas sp. P24 genome contains a region encoding:
- a CDS encoding AAA domain-containing protein, with translation MLRRFGASEHTVPSLGVVTLNAPQRTLVEQLLRDSGDDRVLQALDGGVDGDGLFVKNLENVQGDERDTILLSTAFSADGSGRLPLNFGPLNREGGERRLNVAVTRARREVVVFSSFDPADLRADETTSVGVKHLRDYLDLAAAGSAPHVGAAGTARVGSAPGGGPATATRTGAGATAASRRLATAVDRHREQIADGLRTRGLSVRTDVGLSEFRIDLVVSFPDEPSRSILAVLLDGPAWAARRTVADRDGLPVEVLVRSLRWPAVERVWLPEWLSSPGVVLDRLDEVARLIRSGHSSGPARPRVKRPDGEDFARSDQGFSGSRPS, from the coding sequence GTGCTGCGCCGGTTCGGTGCGTCGGAGCACACCGTGCCGAGCCTGGGGGTCGTGACGCTCAACGCCCCCCAGCGCACCCTCGTCGAGCAGCTGCTGCGCGACTCCGGCGACGACCGCGTCCTGCAGGCACTCGACGGGGGCGTCGACGGTGACGGGCTGTTCGTCAAGAACCTCGAGAACGTCCAGGGGGACGAGCGCGACACGATCCTGCTCTCGACCGCGTTCTCGGCCGACGGGTCCGGGCGCTTGCCGCTCAACTTCGGTCCGCTCAACCGTGAGGGCGGGGAACGGCGGCTCAACGTGGCCGTGACGCGGGCCCGGCGCGAGGTCGTCGTGTTCTCGTCGTTCGACCCGGCGGACCTCCGCGCCGACGAGACCACGAGCGTCGGTGTCAAGCACCTGCGCGACTACCTCGACCTCGCGGCCGCCGGTTCCGCGCCGCACGTCGGCGCAGCGGGGACCGCCAGGGTCGGTTCCGCACCGGGCGGTGGTCCGGCCACCGCGACGCGTACCGGCGCGGGAGCCACCGCGGCGAGCCGGCGCCTGGCCACCGCCGTCGACCGGCACCGCGAGCAGATCGCCGACGGGTTGCGGACCCGTGGCCTGAGCGTGCGGACCGACGTCGGGCTCTCGGAGTTCCGGATCGACCTCGTCGTGTCGTTCCCCGACGAGCCGTCGCGTTCGATCCTGGCCGTGCTGCTCGACGGACCCGCGTGGGCGGCGCGCCGCACGGTCGCGGATCGCGACGGGCTCCCGGTCGAGGTGCTCGTCCGCTCCCTGAGGTGGCCCGCCGTCGAGCGCGTCTGGCTCCCGGAGTGGTTGAGCTCGCCCGGGGTGGTGCTCGACCGCCTCGACGAGGTGGCGCGTCTGATCCGGTCCGGTCACTCGTCCGGCCCAGCACGTCCGAGGGTGAAACGTCCGGATGGGGAGGATTTCGCCCGGTCGGACCAGGGGTTTTCGGGCAGTCGACCGTCATGA